ATCGGCGAGCTGAGCCCCGAGATGCAGACGAGGCTGCTCAGCGCCGTGCAGGAAAAACGAGTGGAACGGCTGGGCGCACTAAGAAGCATCAGCGTCGATTTTCGACTGATAAGCGCTACCAACAGGGACCTCGATAAGTCCATGCGGGAGAACAGGTTCAGAAGCGATCTCTACTATAGAATCGGAACCTATCCGATTCACCTGCCCCCGTTGCGCGCGCGAACCATGGATATGGAAAACCTCGTTCGCTACCTGGTTAATAGTTTCGGCAGGGAGCTGGGGAAAAAGAACGTCGAGGTCGAGGACCGGGCGATCGCGCGGCTGAAGGAATATTCATGGCCCGGCAATGTCAGGGAGCTCGAAAACGTCATCAAGAGGGCCCTGCTGCACCTGTCGGACCATGAAAAAATTATCGGTCCGGAAGCTTTCGAGTACCTGTTTTACAAGGTCGACAGTGACAGCCGTCTCGGCGCCGGTGAGAGCGCTATAGCGGAGATCAGGAACAGGATAATCAGGGAGAAACTGAGCCTTAAAACCCTGGAAAAAGAGATCATCGCCAGCATCCTCGAGCACTTCAACGACAACATCATCGAGGCCGTGAAGGTCACCGGCATACCCAAGGACCGATTCTATCGCAGCAGGTAAAGCGGGCCCGGATACAGCGACTTTCAGGGCCCGCCCGGATGGCGCCCCCCCCCTAAAAAAATTCAAACTACACATAAATATGGCTAAACATATGTGTGCATCCTCCGATAATAACTATGTCACATCGATACTCAAAGGGAGGCAAAGATCATGATTATAAACAGGACAGGAATATTGGACCGCAACCCCTACCGGGGAGAAACGAAGGGATCACCCGTTTTTCTCAGGCAGCCCGCGCGCGCGGACAGGGGAACGGACCAGGTGGAAATATCGGACGAGGCGCGCAGCAGGCTTGACCTGGAGCGGTTGCCCCGCTGGATGAGAACACCCGGCGTCTTCACGGACGCCCAGGTTCGGGAATTCGGCGCGATCGTCCGCGAAAAGGACGAGGCCTTCGCGGCGGAACGCCGGGAGCGCCTTGACGCGCTCGCGCGGGCGGTGCGGGACGGCAGGTACGATTTCGGGAACATGACCGTGATGAAAGAAACGGCGGACAGGATCGCCGGCGAGATGATGATGTCATAACTGAAAGCTTGAACCAGCGTGCGCGGTCTTCGCGCGCACGCCGGACCCCTCTCCCCAGCAGTGCTTACGCCTGACGGCAGGTGAACATACCGGAATCGGAAGGGATATGGATTGTGCCGCGCTCTGCGATTTCCCGTTCGATAAAATGCAGGAATTCATCCCGCCGATGTTCCTCAAGCACGGATTTTTCACCATGCATTCCCTGAAGGGAATACGCGTAATCCACGAATGGCCCCGCCTGGGTCACCCTGAGCGTGTTTTCATATAATTCGAGCGTAACCCGGCCGAAGTATCCGCTCAGCTGCGCACCGCCGTTTTCGATCGAAAAATTTTTAATTATCGGATTAGGCCTTTCGCCGGCCGCAGGCTTGGCAGTGAAGTCCCGTATGATGCGCCTCATCTCGTTCATATAGCCGTCCCGCATCGTCGTCGCGTAGAAGACGCCGTCGCGTCCAAGAACCCGGCGAATTTCAGAAAAGGCCTTTTTCCTGTCGGGAACATGGTACAACATGTGATTCGCGATTACCATATCAAGGCTCCCGTCGTCCCGGGGTATGGTCCCGGCGTCGATTACCTCGTAGCTGAGTCCTGCAATGCTGTTTCCGATGCCGCTTCGCGCTGCCTCAAGCATGC
This window of the Spirochaetota bacterium genome carries:
- a CDS encoding class I SAM-dependent methyltransferase, translating into MCADAPGRQSPGIRRTTMSHLQNSQYGDSSNFNARLYLHYAFSGNTYPWPRWVFDRFRKDEYLTVLELGCGNGYLWRLNADRIPRGWNIALSDFSEGMLEAARSGIGNSIAGLSYEVIDAGTIPRDDGSLDMVIANHMLYHVPDRKKAFSEIRRVLGRDGVFYATTMRDGYMNEMRRIIRDFTAKPAAGERPNPIIKNFSIENGGAQLSGYFGRVTLELYENTLRVTQAGPFVDYAYSLQGMHGEKSVLEEHRRDEFLHFIEREIAERGTIHIPSDSGMFTCRQA